The Pseudomonas sp. TH06 genome has a window encoding:
- the lolB gene encoding lipoprotein insertase outer membrane protein LolB has protein sequence MFLRHVIVFSFIALLAGCAGFGARESVEGHGSPAQWAANKQQLTGLDGWQIDGKIGIRAPKDSGSGTLFWLQRQDYYDIRLSGPLGRGAARLTGRPGKVSLEVANQGRYESQSPEALLEEQLGWKLPVSNLAWWVRGLPAPDSKSRLNLDADSRLANLEQDGWTVEYTAYTEQNGYWLPERIKLHGTDLDVTLVIKTWQPRKLGQ, from the coding sequence ATGTTTTTGCGCCACGTTATTGTTTTCAGCTTCATCGCCTTGCTCGCCGGTTGCGCGGGTTTTGGTGCTCGCGAATCGGTCGAGGGCCACGGCAGTCCGGCTCAATGGGCCGCGAACAAACAACAACTGACCGGCCTCGACGGTTGGCAGATCGACGGCAAGATCGGCATCCGCGCACCGAAAGATTCCGGTAGCGGCACGCTGTTCTGGCTGCAGCGTCAGGATTATTACGACATTCGCCTGTCCGGCCCGCTGGGTCGTGGCGCGGCGCGCCTGACCGGACGTCCGGGCAAGGTGTCGCTGGAAGTTGCCAACCAGGGTCGCTACGAATCGCAATCGCCGGAAGCCCTGCTTGAAGAGCAACTGGGCTGGAAACTGCCGGTGTCGAATCTGGCCTGGTGGGTCCGTGGCCTGCCCGCGCCGGACAGCAAAAGTCGGCTGAACCTGGACGCCGACAGCCGTCTGGCCAACCTGGAACAGGATGGCTGGACAGTCGAATACACCGCTTACACCGAACAAAATGGTTACTGGCTGCCAGAGCGGATCAAGCTGCACGGCACCGACCTTGAC